In Acinonyx jubatus isolate Ajub_Pintada_27869175 chromosome B3, VMU_Ajub_asm_v1.0, whole genome shotgun sequence, a genomic segment contains:
- the FAM161B gene encoding protein FAM161B, with amino-acid sequence MTVGRPAGASGGAQWSRQRFPPKSSPDTETEEELSGDGLVLPRAGTLDDFLSPEEETVSNSSDSTGSFYETLQALKPKGRWCLLESLYENNPDSGEDFSEDDEDLESFFQDKGRGKPEAQYPVSPRCSSPRCCSSLSSLPSDTPKVQPQPPSGSRPPSQHRSISSWASTITVPRPFRMTLREARKKAQWLASPASFEQERTQAQRQAQEEAECQRQFRAQPVPAHVYLPLYQEIVERNEARRQAGIQKRKERLLSSLKPFSFLVKEEQRKEAAKQRELAATAKANVPKQNATRRIPKSILEPALGDKLQEVELFRKIRIQMRALDMLQMASSPIISSSSRADPQPRTATRTQKEKLGFLQTDFGFQPRVNPAVPDYEGLYKAFQRRAAKRRDTREVTHNKPFLLRTGSLRRAQRPCDTTTSGERRDSPQSPATPLPRSRSLSGLASLSANTLPVHITDATRRRESAVRSSLEKKDKTDESTQWLEMHKKKCQAMSKSVTLRAKAMDPHKSLEEVFKAKLKENRNNDRKRAKEYKKELEEMKKRIQTRPYLFEQVTKDLARKEAEQRYRDTLKQAGLDEDFVRNKGEGTRAVQWKEQSEVPECPSTHETTKLGTRNPQQDLEESLQQPTSPKKELEELSHELLDNFKSLA; translated from the exons ATGACCGTCGGGAGGCCTGCGGGAGCCTCCGGCGGCGCTCAGTGGAGCCggcag AGATTTCCCCCCAAATCCTCCCCAGACACAGAGACGGAAGAAGAGCTGTCTGGGGATGGGCTGGTTTTGCCCAGGGCTGGCACACTCGATGACTTCCTCAGCCCGGAGGAGGAGACGGTTTCTAATTCTTCGGACTCCACTGGGAGCTTTTATGAGACCCTGCAGGCACTAAAGCCGAAAGGCAGGTGGTGCCTGTTGGAATCCCTTTATGAGAACAACCCAGACAGTGGCGAGGACTTCTCTGAAGACGATGAGGACCTGGAGAGTTTCTTCCAAGACAAAGGCAGGGGGAAGCCCGAGGCCCAGTACCCTGTGTCTCCGAG GTGCAGCTCCCCACGGTGCTGCAGCTCCCTGAGCAGCCTTCCCTCCGACACTCCCAAGGTTCAGCCCCAGCCACCTTCAGGCTCCAGGCCTCCCTCCCAGCACAGAAGCATCAGCTCCTGGGCATCAACCATCACCGTCCCGCGGCCGTTCCGCATGACACTGCGTGAGGCCCGGAAGAAGGCGCAGTGGCTGGCCTCACCTGCTTCCTTTGAGCAGGAGAGGACGCAGGCCCAGAGGCAGGCCCAGGAGGAGGCCGAGTGCCAGCGGCAGTTCCGGGCACAGCCTGTGCCAGCACACGTCTACCTGCCCCTCTACCAGGAGATCGTGGAGCGCAATGAGGCCCGCAGGCAGGCAGGGatccagaagaggaaggaacGGCTCCTCTCTTCCCTGAAGCCCTTCAGCTTCCTcgtgaaggaggagcagagaaaagaagCTGCTAAACAGAGGGAGTTGGCTGCCACAGCTAAGGCCAACGTCCCCAAGCAGAATGCCACCAGAAGGATCCCCAAGTCCATTCTGGAGCCAGCCCTCGGGGACAAACTCCAAG AAGTGGAGCTCTTCAGGAAAATTCGCATCCAGATGCGAGCCCTAGACATGCTCCAGATGGCCTCCTCCCCTATCATCTCCTCCAGCAGCCGGGCTGACCCCCAGCCTCGAACAGCTACCCGAACCCAGAAGGAAAAGCTTGGGTTTCTGCAGACTGACTTTGGATTCCAGCCTCGTGTGAATCCTGCCGTCCCTGACTACGAGGGCCTTTACAAGGCCTTCCAGAGAAGAGCTGCCAAGAGAAGGGACACCAGAGAGGTGACTCACAACAAGCCCTTCTTGCTGAGAACCGGCAGCCTGCGTCGCGCTCAGCGGCCCTGTGACACCACCACCTCTGGAGAGAGGAGG GACTCTCCACAGTCACCAGCCACACCCCTGCCAAGGAGTCGTTCTCTGAGtggccttgcttctctctctgccaacaCCCTCCCTGTGCACATCACAGATGCCACCAGGAGGAGGGAGTCTGCAGTCAG AAGTTCACttgaaaaaaaggacaaaacagatgagaGTACTCAGTGGTTGGAGATGCACAAAAAGAAGTGTCAAGCGATGTCTAAATCTGTGACCTTGCGTGCAAAAGCCATGGATCCTCATAAAAGCCTGGAGGAAGTGTTCAAAGCAAAGCTGAAAGAGAATCG GAACAATGACCGTAAAAGAgcaaaagaatataagaaagaattggaagaaatgaagaagagaataCAAACAAGGCCCTATCTCTTTGAACAAGTTACCAAG GACCTTGCTAGGAAAGAAGCAGAACAACGGTATCGAGACACCCTGAAGCAGGCTGGGCTGGATGAAGACTTTGTGAGGAACAAGGGTGAGGGCACCAGGGCTGTACAATGGAAGGAGCAGTCAGAAGTCCCTGAATGTCCCAG CACCCATGAAACTACAAAACTCGGCACCAGAAATCCACAGCAGGATTTAGAAGAATCTCTACAACAGCCTACAAGCCCCAAAAAAGAACTGGAGGAGCTGTCTCATGAATTGCTAGATAATTTCAAATCACTTGCTTAA
- the COQ6 gene encoding ubiquinone biosynthesis monooxygenase COQ6, mitochondrial isoform X1, which translates to MAARLALSRWRAAPAAAGRGPLLSCRRWSGAKADTVYDVVVSGGGLVGAAMACALGHDTHFCDKKILLLEAGPKKVWEKLPETYSNRVSSISPGSATLLSSFGAWDHICNMRYRAFRRMQVWDACSEALIMFDKDNLDDMGYIVENDVIMCALTKQLEAVSDRVTVLYRSKAVGYTWPYPFPMTDSSPWVHITLGDGSTLQTKLLIGADGHNSGVRQAAGIQNVSWNYDQSAVVATLHLSEATENNVAWQRFLPSGPIALLPLSDTLSSLVWSTSHEHAAELVSMDEEKFVDAINSAFWSDANHTDFIDSAGTMLQYAVAFLKPTKVSARQLPPSVARVDARSRMSFPLGLGHAAEYVRPRLALIGDAAHRVHPLAGQGVNMGFGDISSLVHHLSAAAFNGKDLGSMSHLTGYETDRQRHNTALLAATDLLKRLYSTSATPLVLLRTWGLQATNAVSPLKEQIMAFASK; encoded by the exons ATGGCGGCTCGCCTGGCTCTGAGCCGGTGGAGGGCTGCACCTGCAGCTGCCGGGAGAGGTCCGCTGCTTTCCTGCCGGCGGTGGTCGGGCGCCAAGGCAGACACCGTGTACGATGTGGTGGTGTCGGGCGGAGGCCTGGTGGGCGCCGCCATGGCTTGTGCCTTGG gacatgATACTCATTTTTGTGACAAGAAAATCCTGTTGCTAGAAGCAGGTCCAAAAAAAGTATGGGAGAAATTGCCAGAAACTTACAGCAACAGAGTCAGCTCCATTTCCCCTGGCTCTGCAACCCTTCTCAGTA GTTTTGGTGCCTGGGACCACATCTGCAACATGAGATACAGAGCCTTTCGGCGAATGCAG GTGTGGGATGCCTGCTCAGAGGCCCTGATAATGTTCGATAAGGATAATCTGGACGACATGGGCTATATAGTGGAGAATGATGTCATAATGTGCGCTCTCACTAAGCAGCTGGAGGCTGTGTCGG ACCGTGTGACGGTTCTCTACAGGAGCAAAGCAGTCGGCTATACCTGGCCTTATCCATTTCCCATGACAGACTCCAGCCCTTGGGTTCATATTACCCTAGGTGATGGCAGCACCCTCCAGACTAAATTGTTG ATTGGTGCAGACGGTCACAACTCAGGAGTGCGGCAGGCTGCTGGGATTCAGAACGTCAGCTGGAACTATGATCAGTCTGCTGTTGTAGCTACTTTGCATTTATCGGAG GCCACAGAAAACAATGTAGCCTGGCAGAGATTTCTTCCCTCTGGGCCCATTGCTCTGCTCCCG CTCTCAGACACCTTGAGTTCCTTGGTTTGGTCCACATCCCATGAACATGCAGCAGAACTGGTGAGCATGGATGAAGAAAAGTTTGTGGATGCCATTAACTCTGCCTTT TGGAGTGATGCTAACCACACCGACTTCATCGACTCGGCTGGCACCATGCTGCAATATGCTGTTGCCTTTCTGAAGCCCACTAAGGTCTCAGCTCGCCAGCTGCCCCCAAGTGTAGCCAGAGTGGACGCCAGAAGCCGAATGTCATTTCCACTCGGGTTGGGACATGCTGCTGAATACGTCCGGCCTCGGCTGGCGCTCATTGG gGATGCAGCCCACAGAGTCCATCCACTTGCAGGACAAGGTGTCAACATGGGCTTTGGGGATATCTCCAGCTTGGTCCATCACCTCAGTGCTGCAGCCTTCAATGGGAAGGACTTAG GCTCTATGAGCCATCTCACAGGTTATGAGACGGATCGACAGCGTCACAACACTGCTCTTCTGGCTGCTACTGACCTCCTAAAAAGGCTCTACTCCACCAGTGCCACTCCACTTGTGCTGCTCAGGACGTGGGGCTTGCAGGCTACAAATGCAGTATCTCCACTCAAG GAACAGATTATGGCCTTTGCAAGCAAATGA
- the COQ6 gene encoding ubiquinone biosynthesis monooxygenase COQ6, mitochondrial isoform X2: MVFQGHDTHFCDKKILLLEAGPKKVWEKLPETYSNRVSSISPGSATLLSSFGAWDHICNMRYRAFRRMQVWDACSEALIMFDKDNLDDMGYIVENDVIMCALTKQLEAVSDRVTVLYRSKAVGYTWPYPFPMTDSSPWVHITLGDGSTLQTKLLIGADGHNSGVRQAAGIQNVSWNYDQSAVVATLHLSEATENNVAWQRFLPSGPIALLPLSDTLSSLVWSTSHEHAAELVSMDEEKFVDAINSAFWSDANHTDFIDSAGTMLQYAVAFLKPTKVSARQLPPSVARVDARSRMSFPLGLGHAAEYVRPRLALIGDAAHRVHPLAGQGVNMGFGDISSLVHHLSAAAFNGKDLGSMSHLTGYETDRQRHNTALLAATDLLKRLYSTSATPLVLLRTWGLQATNAVSPLKEQIMAFASK; encoded by the exons ATGGTATTTCAAG gacatgATACTCATTTTTGTGACAAGAAAATCCTGTTGCTAGAAGCAGGTCCAAAAAAAGTATGGGAGAAATTGCCAGAAACTTACAGCAACAGAGTCAGCTCCATTTCCCCTGGCTCTGCAACCCTTCTCAGTA GTTTTGGTGCCTGGGACCACATCTGCAACATGAGATACAGAGCCTTTCGGCGAATGCAG GTGTGGGATGCCTGCTCAGAGGCCCTGATAATGTTCGATAAGGATAATCTGGACGACATGGGCTATATAGTGGAGAATGATGTCATAATGTGCGCTCTCACTAAGCAGCTGGAGGCTGTGTCGG ACCGTGTGACGGTTCTCTACAGGAGCAAAGCAGTCGGCTATACCTGGCCTTATCCATTTCCCATGACAGACTCCAGCCCTTGGGTTCATATTACCCTAGGTGATGGCAGCACCCTCCAGACTAAATTGTTG ATTGGTGCAGACGGTCACAACTCAGGAGTGCGGCAGGCTGCTGGGATTCAGAACGTCAGCTGGAACTATGATCAGTCTGCTGTTGTAGCTACTTTGCATTTATCGGAG GCCACAGAAAACAATGTAGCCTGGCAGAGATTTCTTCCCTCTGGGCCCATTGCTCTGCTCCCG CTCTCAGACACCTTGAGTTCCTTGGTTTGGTCCACATCCCATGAACATGCAGCAGAACTGGTGAGCATGGATGAAGAAAAGTTTGTGGATGCCATTAACTCTGCCTTT TGGAGTGATGCTAACCACACCGACTTCATCGACTCGGCTGGCACCATGCTGCAATATGCTGTTGCCTTTCTGAAGCCCACTAAGGTCTCAGCTCGCCAGCTGCCCCCAAGTGTAGCCAGAGTGGACGCCAGAAGCCGAATGTCATTTCCACTCGGGTTGGGACATGCTGCTGAATACGTCCGGCCTCGGCTGGCGCTCATTGG gGATGCAGCCCACAGAGTCCATCCACTTGCAGGACAAGGTGTCAACATGGGCTTTGGGGATATCTCCAGCTTGGTCCATCACCTCAGTGCTGCAGCCTTCAATGGGAAGGACTTAG GCTCTATGAGCCATCTCACAGGTTATGAGACGGATCGACAGCGTCACAACACTGCTCTTCTGGCTGCTACTGACCTCCTAAAAAGGCTCTACTCCACCAGTGCCACTCCACTTGTGCTGCTCAGGACGTGGGGCTTGCAGGCTACAAATGCAGTATCTCCACTCAAG GAACAGATTATGGCCTTTGCAAGCAAATGA